Genomic segment of Pogona vitticeps strain Pit_001003342236 chromosome 15, PviZW2.1, whole genome shotgun sequence:
ACTATGAATCACCTCAGACTTCCAGGAAGTTAAATAAGTCACGGTTCTGAAACACCTGGAGGCAGTTCACGATATTAGTCCATAACGTATTTTGCACATTATACATGCCTCATAAAGCAAGTTCACCCTCTCTCATCATTTCCTGCACCTTTTGCATTCCTCCCCACAGATTATTTCTCACTTTCCGTACTGCCCTAGACTTGCACCCAAACCACCCCTGTCCCCCACGCCTACCCCCCCAATTCCCTTCCCTGCTCCTCAAGAGCTCCCCTCTTAACCCACCCAGGGTCCGCCGTCCTTTGCCCCCGTATATAGAtgcctacacatacacacacctggCTGAATCCTAGCAAAACGGAAGCAAACGTATACTGTATTGTATATATTCACATGTGCCCGCTTGtgtgaaatatatacagtacacgtCTCTGTATAGGAGCAAATGAGAACGGAAAGGGCGCCTCACTCAAGATTTTTGTGAAATTCAAAGTTGTCGCTTTTCATCCCTAAAAAGAGTAACTGGAGTCCAGAAGTTCGCTGTTTCTCAGGCAGCCCACGTACCTGACCGCCTCCGTTTACCTCAGCCATTGCAGAAAGTGGGAGCGGAAACATTTGGCGGGCGAATAGACTTCCTTTTTGCCAgtccctctatttatttatttatttatttatttatttatttatttatttatttatgtctgtGTATCTCTCGGGAGATACAGTTATAGATACACAAACACGGGCGGATAAACAGAAGTTTCTCTGCATTTGGCCGCAAGAGAGGATGTTGGCTTCCACCTTCACGAGCTGCTGCCTGGAAAAAGatacttccccaccccaccccctgaagCATATAATAagcctaaacacacacacaacccaacaCAGGCACCTCAGGGATAGCCGTGCATGGGTTTATATAGGCCTACACAGGCGTGTATGAAAGGACACGCGTGTTGCGCGTGCACACACGTGCGCCTACTGCACGGGCATCCACACAAACCGTTCCTGACAGACTTTTTtagctccctcctcctcctcctcctcctcctccgctgccccGGCTTCCAATTCCCTCACGCCTTCGTCTCCTCATACAAACACACCTTTTCACCTCACCCACCCCCCGCCATAATGCCGTCCCCCCTCAAAACTTGCTTCCTGCCCGaccctttcccctctccctcctcctgctgccggcGTTTCTCACCCGCGCCGCCGAAAGCCTGAAGCCCCGCAGCTGAGAGGGAGGCCCGGGCAGATTAAAAGGCCTCCCTGCCGCTTGGAGGGCGCCTCGCGCGGCTCCCCTCAGCCCGGCCGCCAACAtggcctcctcctccgcctcccctTCCGCGCATGCGCCAGGCCGCGAGGGAGGCAGGCCCAGCTAGGCCGCGCTCGATCCTCGGCCTCGCCTGGCTCCGCCCACCGGGCTGGGTCGACGCGGCGCGGCAGAGCGAAGCAGGAAAGGCCCCGGgctgggctttctttctttttcaataaaAGAATGACGGAATGGACggtgtatttatttctttattccttttaCCTCAAGATTTCAGTGTCACTTGGACTGAAGGGGCGGGAAGAGGGGAGGCGTCTCCCCGCCCCTTTGAAACTTGTTCTGGGCGGGTTGTCTCTGCCCATGGGCAGAGTGCTCAGCCTAAAATGGAGCAAAGTTTCATTCTTCTGACAGAAAAATGCCACTGGGTGACAAAAAGACAAGTCCCACTGAGTCCAAAACCAAGCCTCACTTAAACCTTGGGATTACAAGCCTCTCCTTGTATTGAAAAGTGATGAAAGAGACTGAAAACCCATGGGAGAAGGGCCTCTGTGCTTTTCCCTGAAGAGAATTAAGAATCCCTTTTTCTAAAAAATTCCGCTCAGGCATAGGTTTCTATGGAGTGCAAGCTCTCTCCCAATGGTTCACAAAATGCGCCAGCATCTCTGTCCATAAAATGTTTGGAGAGGGGAGGATTGGAGAGCCCCTGAGCATGTACAAAGTGTGCTTTCCCTTGAATGGAGCAGGAACAATGGGCAAACAGCCCCTAAAGAGGCACTAGGTGCCTGTAACTGCCACCAAACAGGACGCTGCTTTCCTAGAGAGGAGGAAAGAGTGCGGTAGAGCATGTACAAACCAcctctccattcattcattcgctTTATCAACAGCACAAATTCTTTAAAGTGCGTCAACCCCCTTTGCTACAACACCTAAAAGGGGTTCAAACCTGCCGCTTGGGTAACAATGACCGTATCCAGAGACGGGCAAGGAGGGTGTCAGAAGTAGGATTGCTGGCCATCCTCATCACCGTGGCAAGGGGTGGGTGTGCTTGGGCGCGTCATAATGGGGACTGGTGGGTACTTAAGGTGGGGGCCCTGGAACTCAGATCTCACTATGTCTGGGGGAGGCATTGCCCAAGAAACGCTGTGAGCCCCTAAGCCTGCagaccccccccttccctggaCCCCAAGGAAGCGACGCGGAACCACCTTCTGTCCCCCGTCCCCTCTACAAGCGCCACCCTCGAGATCAGCAGAAATGACGCCTTCTGACAAGAGGTAAGCGACCGggctcagtgggttggaaagCCTGGCTTTCCCAGAGGTAGGGAGCAGGAGTTAGAATCCTCTAGAGCCAGACTCCATCTggcatgcacacccacccacccacctctttcAATCCTTCCCTTACACCTCATCTGGCAAAACCAAACACAAGATGATGTCGGAGGATGGTTTACGTATGTTGAGGTGCCAGCATCTGGCGGCTttctttcccattcctttctggtTAAACGTCAGCATAAGCTTGGCCCCAAATTCACCacctccatttttttcctttttaataaaatTTTCTGCCTTCCTTTTCTGAAGCTCGACTCACGTCCAGCAAGAGAGCTTGAGTTTCAGGCCCCGCTACTGCCTGCAGTGTTCCTGAGTTCGAGGGCGGCTGCCCAGACAGGAGAAGAAACGAAGGGGAGGACGGCGCAGGCCTAAAAGAGGTATATAAGGTAAGTCTGTTTGCCTCCAGCCCTCGGGACCCGGCGCCTGGCAGTGGTCGTGAAGACTGCAGCTATTGTTGGCATATAAATACAATGAATGCAGCTGTGAAAAATATTAGACATGTGCCCCAAGGGGCTTACAATCTAAACCTGAGCACAGGAGACAAAGGGAAGGGAAAtcaaggaagggagaggaaagaaagcatgGCAAATATTGTATTTGATGGGTCTGACAGTATGGTCACAAGCAACCAGTGAGGCGTTTTGGGGAGTAAAATCAGCCCTTTTGCTCAGTCACTGAAAACATTAAATGCAGTGGCAGATTGGCCACTTGGAACGTCCCTTCTGTATGAGGCAAATGGATGCTGCAAGAGAAACAGGAATTCACTGAGGGATGGGACATGGAATTGTACTGTTTTTTATaaccaagaccccccccccccatctgatcTGCATCTTAACAGGCTGGAAAACTCACTGTTTTTGCGAGCGATCGTCAGCATCCTGACCACCCAGTTCAGCTGGATTTTCACTTTGCACGGGGCAGCCAAGGCAGCAACCACTGGCACGGTCTTCTCCGAGGACGTGACCTGTTTCTTGACACACCTTGCCACATCCTGGACCTTAACAGCCGCGACAGGTGAGAACTCAGGAAGGAATAATAAAAGGCCCCACATGTAATGCTAGTTTGGGCTGGCTTTCCAAAAATCAGTGAGAGTTAACAGGGGTACATAGAAACTTCCAACCGTGATAAGAAAATCCTCTTTTTCTCTGTGCGCTTGAGGGACTCACCTGTAGAATAGGAAGTAGCATAACCAAGATAGGGGAGAGAAGCTGCTCAccttctcttgggaggcacagcTTAGACCCAGGTTGAAGGCCTTCGTTTAGAAGATAAAACCACACACTGAGAAGCATGGCTAAAATCCACCTGCTTATCACAACCTAAATAGACCTGATGGTGCTGAACAGGTTTTAACACTCAGTCAGTTCCATTTATTCAGCGGGATGACCCTAACAGGGACTTGACGTTTGGATTTATGCCCTTATGTCTAACCTCTGCAACTTTTCTGCTCCTAGTCTGGTGGCGACTCTGGAATACactgaagaaaaaacagaagcagacCGAGTGATTGTGAACTTCCGCAAGTCTCGGCAGGACCGGAGTAAGAGGaaggttttaatttaattttcaggTGACAGGTGCTACTACTTTTGAGCTGGGGAGTGGAAGCCAAGCATTGTACAGTACAGGGAAATCCTGAGAGTAGACACCCGGAATCAATgacatttctgtgccagcttaCCAAGTTCCCAGTGATTCAAAGGCTGGTTGTCTGGCAATTAAATTTGGGGCTGAAACAGGGCTGTAGGGAGACCTTGTCTCCCGCTTATACTTGGTAGCATcattttcctgctcccttcatcTCAGGATCTTAGTGTACCTTGTTCTCAAAAGTGGCTCCATTAACTGTAAAAGTGATCTCAATAGGTAAGGAATATAGTAGTACTTGCTCATGCATGTAGATGTTGTTACTCTGCTCTCCTGTTTTGAAGGAGACCTGCTCCGGGCCTTTGGTTTCTTGGGTTTCAACCTTCTGCGGCCAGACGACCCCACCCTTCCCCCCTGGGAAGATGCCATCTTCATGGTCTACCCCATGGACCGAAGCCTCTGCCTAGAGGAAGAGTAAGCAAGCTCAAGGGGAGGCGCTTTGGACAGACAGGATGGGGCCGAACAGCGGGACAGCCACCTTCGATGCACTCCGCTGGGAACGATTCCAGCCGCCAGCCTGGCATCTTTGACCTGCGAGGTGGCATTAAACGGGTGTGAAAGCTTGACTGTCATGTGAATGCCGAAGGGAAGGATGATGCGCATGTTGGTGGGTGGGGTGGCTTTAAGAGGCTAGACTGACAAGACGCAGAAACTCTAGCCCGACTGTCCTCTGCCACCAGTCCATGCTGCTGGGCTccccctgccacccccacccctcaccAGCACAAAGATGGAAGCCATACTTTTATATCACCCTCTGGCCCCGTTTTCACTTGTACCCACGTCACTGGCACAGCCAGAGGAAGAACGGGGGCAACCTAAATTCAATCTGAATGCTCCCTTCCTTTCTGGGGTTATCTCAGAGGAAGAAAACTTTGAACGCTCCCCTCCACCCCACATGCTTGCTTGCCGACTAGGCAGGGATTGGGAGGGGGGACTCAGTAATTTTAGGGTGAAGGATATGGGATCAGTGGCAACTGATgcctggaaaagggggggggggagaactgctGCCTCTTGGGGAGACCTCCAACAACCATGTGagatattttcattttgaaaggTGGCCTAAAGAGGTTTTGAATGCGCTGTAGCTGAAAACCGGTCCACGCCATCCATGGTGGGGATGAAGGGGTGCGTGTGTCAAGCGTGCAACTCTCTCAGCTTGGGGAGTTCCAGTAAGCCAGAGTCTGTAGGAGGCTTAGCAGTGGCTAACTCCTCTCAACACGGAGAGCACCAAGGTCCAATCCTCTGCCCAGTTacagtttttttcttctcccccccccccgggcatccTCCCCTTCTTTAGACTCTCAAAGGCTGGTTCAAACACAAGCCTTTAttcagaagaaaaccaaaacagtaCAAAATGTACAAACAGAACCTCAGTCATACATTCAACATATGGCTCTGGCCAGACGAGAGGGCGAGCACAGCGAAACCTCTTCTTGCTTCACATACTACCTGCCACCAGATCCCCCAAACTGGAAGGGATAGAACGACGTCCTGCTCTAACCAGGATACAACTCACAGCACCCTTCACGGAAAGGAACATAGCACAGCATCTCCCTTGAGAGGAGGTGCCATTCCTGCTTCTCACAACCTCCAGCCCCCGTATGGAGTCATGAAGCCATGCAGGTTTGTGCAGGGTGATTGGACTGGGCTGTTTGCGTCTGCAGGTGGAGGGCAACATACCTGAAGGGGcccctgtattttaaaaaaacccctctccaCCATCACAATCAACCCACTGAGGAGAATGGGTAGGCCTCAACCCCGGTCcctagaaaataaaaattaagttgACCAAATTAGGCAGGGGGTTATTCATATCATATAATTCCCTCCATTTACCATCTGACAGGGTACAGCCTATGTAAAGCTACAGTGTGTGACTTTGCTTCATGTAGAAATTGGCCATTACCACGTTAACGTACCCAAGTTAGTACAGTCGGTCGCCTCCTACCTTAGAACATCTGTAGGGCAACTGAGTttggcaaagcagaaagcaacgtCATGGGGTTCTCTTTGTTAAAACAGGGAAAGGGAAGTTGATCCATCATCCTCTAAGCTTTCCGACACCCGGGCAGAGAGGCAACACATCCTTAAGCTATCATGTTTACATTCCAGCTCCTTCACGGCTAATAGGGGTTCCCACCTCAAGAGGAAGCAGAAAATCAGCCCACACTCAGGCACTTTAATGGATCTTCATCCCAAAAAGACTCATTGCTGCCTCATGTTACCCCCCACACCCCCAAACACAACTTAGGACGGCAGCACGTGTGGGTCCAACTTGGGAAAAGATCCTTCTGGGAACAAGAGAGGGTGAAGTCCAACTGGTGTCACTTGGAAAGGAATGGTGGCTGGTGGTAGGACACTACCCTCCCCACAAGCTCCGCTGTCGCcatggcgccccccccccccaatcctcagAGCAGAAATCAAGATACTCTTGTGTTCTTCAGTGAGCCAAGCTGAAGAATTTGCTCCCTCTCCCCACTGCAGGTCTACTGTATTTCAGGCACATGCTCTGGAAACGAggatgagaaggggaaaaaaaagagccaAACATGTAAGCCACAGGTTACAAGAGAAGACAGTAAGTGACTGACTCGCAACCACCATGGCGCATTCAAGGCCCTTGCAATCTACCCCACGCCGATCTTACCATGATTTTGAATTCACTTCATTCAAGGAATCTTCTTCCAACAGGAAGGCGTCACCACTCTCAGACATGGAGGCAACTTCTGCAAGGGAAGAGTAAGAGGGATCATCAGCCACCAGCAGGCCATACCCGattgtggtagtggtggtgatgatgagagCCATCATTCTGGATGCCTTCAAGAAAGAAGAGGCGCTTAACAGGCCAGCAAACTACATCCCTCCGAACCCGTGTGTTACACCTTGCTGCGAGCAGTCCGAAACCTTCCTTTCCAGTTCTGGAATGATAGACATGAAGCCGCTTCCTTACCGCGATCCCTTGACACCCTGGAGTGAGAGGATTTTCAGCAAGAGTGGCCATCAAGCAGAGATGGGGGGGGATGCGTTGCTACAGGTGGCACTCCAGTGAAATCAAGCACAGTgctcccccaccacacacacacaccttgccgGGGTGACCCTTCAAGTGAAGTTCTCAGTACCTGCCTCTCCGGAGGCTCTGTCTTTTCTGCTCCCGTCCAAAGAGGAGGTACGGCCGGAGGAGTCAGCCAAGGACAACCCATCGAGAGAGGGCGACCCTTTGCAGAAGACTGAGGAATCCTCGGATGTGGAGAGATAATAGAAGTAGCCCCGAGGGGAGTAGGTCATGCTGTCGGGCTGACTGAATGataagccctcctcctcctcctcctggctgggggaGCTTTGGTTCGAGGGCGAGAAGGGCAAGGGTCCCTCTCCGGACTGGTGGCGGTCAAGAGGACTGGATGTCTGGTTTATGTTTGCCCCAAACGTCAAAGGATCCAGTAAGGATCCAGCTTCTACTAACTCCTCTGGCGGATCTGTTCGAGAGTCCCTGCTGCTTTCTTGGGTATTACGAGGAGTCACTGAGGAGAGACTCTCAGAGTTGGCATAAAGGATAGTGGAGAGCTGCAACGACTCATAAGAGGGCGCAAGGCCATCTGGGGAGGACACGGGAGTGGGTGGCCCCATCTCATTCCGGAGCTGTTCAGTGGGTTTGTCTGAGAAGCCAAAGGTCCAAGTTAAGAGAAAGGAGACCCCTCCCCCCGTCCAATCTGAATCAAAAGGCTAGGAATAGGACAGAAGTGCTGTCCCCATTGACAGCACGGGAGATGACGGTTCAGCTGGCCAGGTGTCATGTGACCAGGCGCAAAGGAGAAGCGGCAGGCTCCCTCTGCGGTTCTTCTGAACCAGGGTGCCCCCACCTTCGGGATTTAAGATGGAGCCTGGGAAGGGTCCACGGTCTGGGCGACCACTCCCGGGACTTCCTTGGCCAAAGGGCTGAGACTGTGGGAGCCGTCACCCCGAAAAAGGAACTCCCCCCAAGTTCCGTCAACAGCATTCCCTACATAAAACCCTGCCCGGCTGACCACCTGGTCCCAGGCCCAATTCTGGCTGAAAAGAAGAGATTACCTGAAAGGCTGATGCAtgagagggtgtggggcatctcATCTGGAGTTTTCTGGGTATCAAAGGGAAGACTCTCTAAGGACATCCCCGTCGTGTTCTCCTAAGGAGGAAAAACAGCACCGTATTTTGGTTTATGAAGCCCTTTTTCATGATGGCCAAATCCTACTGCTAGTCCCACGGAGAGAAGACTTTTGGAAGACAAGGCGGAATGGGGAGCCTCCCCTAGCCACTTCTAGAAACCCCACAGATTCAAAGGGTTTCCTGTACAATAATTGGGCTGTAACTCTGGATGCTCAGTGTGGTGTGGATAACATCAAGGGACTGACTAGGGTTCGGGAGGCTcaggttcgaatccctgctcagccacagaagctcactggaggagtggaaatgGTAAAGCTATTCCGTAACcatctcactttgaaagccccattaggatgACTGTAACTTTCTTCCAACTGAATGGCACGGAATGACAAATTCGGATTCTGGCCAAGACACCTAAGGAGTTGCCTTTGACAGACCGCCATTTTTTTGCAAAGCCCTGGCTCTAGACAAacctcctgcccccaccccccaccccatggtTTCCTACCACAAGGGAGGCAAACTGCTGCTCCAGGAAGTCTGCAGACATAACTAAGtcacagctctcttcctcccaGATAAAGGAAAAACAGTCCCTTAACATTGTCATGTTGTATTTTATACAATTTCAAGATCAACTGCCAAGGCGCTTTTAAAAACCTAAAACACAAATGGTCAAAGTAAATTTCCTAGCAGAGAATGACATTTGACATAAGTAGAGCTTCCTGTTTGCCCAAAAAGAAGGCAAATCCACAAAAAAGCTCTGCTTGCTCTTCAAAAAGATGACTTCCTGCCATtatcatgaggactagaaccttgccCGCCATTTGGACACATCCTAAAGCCTAGGAGCCTAAAGCCAAGAGCACTGAAGCCCAGGCAGGGGAGGTTCCATGACCCGTTACTAACCAGGGTTTTGGGGGGGACACCGGAAGCCCCCTCTTTGTCCCACGGGTGGAGTCCGTCTCCCATGGCACCATCTCCATCCTGTGGGCACCGCACTGCATGGCCCAAGCGCACCAACTCTTCGCCCACATCGACATtctgggaaaggaagggggagcaCACTGGAGCAAAGGGCGGATCTGAGGAATCCCAGAAGGTCAGGGAAGGGCAGCGTGGAAACGGCCTGCCAAGGGGGTGGCACCGAGTGGGGCCAAGAGCTTGTGGGGAAGGAGAGCCTGGAGATGGGAGGATGAATGAGGGAGTGGAACATATGACGCCAGccacgcacacacacccccagaaaaagaagaaacggAAAACAGGGATATAGAAGAGAACTTCCATTCAGTGTCACCTGGCACTCCTACCTGCCCATCCGTGACGTTGTACAATCGCACATGGGGCCAAGTGGTGCTTCCGGAAGGCACGTAGCTGGAGATCTTGGCCACCACCGGCTTCCACTCCGCACAATGGGTGAGGCGGTCAAATGCATCGAGGGCCGCTTCGTCCCACTGCTCTCCTAGAGAAAGTCAGCAGGCACAATTCTCAGCAAGGTCTGTTGGCCGCCTGTTCCCCCCTCTCTGCTTCCCTTGCTCTTGTCTCTATGCTCCTATGACATATGGAGTCAAAGACCTCCAATGGTTATGAGGAGCAGGGAAAGGGGACCCCATCGAAGAGACCCAGGAGATCAAAATAATCCCCTTTGTTGGGATCTTTCTTGTTTCCCTTCATGGGCAGAATCCAATGCACCTTGACAGCCAATTGCTAAATTGCCCCCATGCTAAATAAAGCAAGGTTTGCTCCACGATTGGCTAAGCTTCCATGACATCACATCCATTTCTAGGGCTGCATCTGGGAAGCCTGCATTCACAGCTGAGGAGAGACATGCTTTGGGGCAGAACTAAAGAGTTTCTAAGGAGGAGGGGGTCCAGGCCGCAGCACTCCAATAAGGAGCAACAGGCTGGATTCCCACTTTAGCTACATCATGAAGCTGTGCCTGCTCCTCCTCATCTCCAGTGGGGAAAATTAACACTTCTGCTGCAACAAAAGGGGAGCTGGAACCAATACCCCAGACTGCCTTCAAAGCCCCTGGGAAGCTCTGCGGGGCCTTCCTCCTGGACCTCACCTGGAGCCAAGTAAGGACATGACAACCCAGACGTCAGCCTCTTTCCCTCCACTTTGGTTCTGCTCCCCTGAAAAAAGGCTCAGGCCAAAGCAAGCCATCCCATTCTGGACAGCCCGCTCTGCAAGGATGGCACAGGATGGGGGCGGCTGCTCCCACTCACCTGCTGGAGCGATGCTGGCGAGGCTGCActcaatggcttggaaagggAGGCTCAGGAAGTCGCTCCTGAAGGAGAAGGCGGGATGAGGGGGTCAGGCTCGTCATCCTGTCCTTCCCTGGACAAGGCCTCGTTGCCAACCACAGCCACCCACTTACCCCGGCCAACTCCTGAAGCTACGCAGCCCAACATGCACATCTGTTGAGATCTTTGTACAAGGGCTTCACAAGACTTTCCTGCCCAGTTTCCAGGTTAAGGGCTCCCAGGAAAACCTTGACTGCTGCCAGAAGTGTGATTCTCAGGTGCGCGCACCCCATACACTGCTCGTCCCAGCAGAAATGCCGAGACTTTGGTTGCAGAAACAGCATcggcagtggaggcagcagcagacaGAACGGttctccccacctcaccccagaATGCGGCATGCCCTTGACGGTAAGGAGCTCACCGTAGTGGCCGCAGGTTCTCCAAGGGAGCCTCCCCGTTGTCACCAAAATCCACATAGTAAAGATCCAGGTTCCCATTTTCCAGGGCACCGAGGACTCTGGCTCTGTACCAGGAGAAATCATCTGGGTAGTGGGCAGCCACTATATCTCCCACATGCACATCCAGGAGTTGAGACTGGGCAGGAAGAAACGGCACAGGGACagacaggaagagagggagaaacaagAGCTACGTCAAACCGCAAGGAGGA
This window contains:
- the TDRKH gene encoding tudor and KH domain-containing protein isoform X1, with protein sequence MPSSTTTVVGAMAGERSSWASLTTLQKVALGLGIPASGAILYILYRRYRESQEERLTFVGEEEIEVEMKVPKEAVKILIGKHGAQIKKLRRDTHARIDVDVQESAEERLVRICGSPIEVCKAKAAIHQILAESLPVVEKIQVPQRAVGRIIGRGGETVRSICRSTGAKVECERETEAALSLTRLITLSGTLKEVQAAKHLITEKLSEEEEFQKKLSESVHARFLRKQPLGMRKEEEAAGDQRGLPSLGREPSEQPPRPSGPPGAGERIPEHPPGEPHSLKSEEGSPEDSVSAASCPSSAFEVPSPDFSFHANEYLEVYISAAENPNHFWIQIIGSRVLQLDKLTREMTQFYESDSSCLSQLLDVHVGDIVAAHYPDDFSWYRARVLGALENGNLDLYYVDFGDNGEAPLENLRPLRSDFLSLPFQAIECSLASIAPAGEQWDEAALDAFDRLTHCAEWKPVVAKISSYVPSGSTTWPHVRLYNVTDGQNVDVGEELVRLGHAVRCPQDGDGAMGDGLHPWDKEGASGVPPKTLENTTGMSLESLPFDTQKTPDEMPHTLSCISLSDKPTEQLRNEMGPPTPVSSPDGLAPSYESLQLSTILYANSESLSSVTPRNTQESSRDSRTDPPEELVEAGSLLDPLTFGANINQTSSPLDRHQSGEGPLPFSPSNQSSPSQEEEEEGLSFSQPDSMTYSPRGYFYYLSTSEDSSVFCKGSPSLDGLSLADSSGRTSSLDGSRKDRASGEAEVASMSESGDAFLLEEDSLNEVNSKS
- the TDRKH gene encoding tudor and KH domain-containing protein isoform X3, yielding MKVPKEAVKILIGKHGAQIKKLRRDTHARIDVDVQESAEERLVRICGSPIEVCKAKAAIHQILAESLPVVEKIQVPQRAVGRIIGRGGETVRSICRSTGAKVECERETEAALSLTRLITLSGTLKEVQAAKHLITEKLSEEEEFQKKLSESVHARFLRKQPLGMRKEEEAAGDQRGLPSLGREPSEQPPRPSGPPGAGERIPEHPPGEPHSLKSEEGSPEDSVSAASCPSSAFEVPSPDFSFHANEYLEVYISAAENPNHFWIQIIGSRVLQLDKLTREMTQFYESDSSCLSQLLDVHVGDIVAAHYPDDFSWYRARVLGALENGNLDLYYVDFGDNGEAPLENLRPLRSDFLSLPFQAIECSLASIAPAGEQWDEAALDAFDRLTHCAEWKPVVAKISSYVPSGSTTWPHVRLYNVTDGQNVDVGEELVRLGHAVRCPQDGDGAMGDGLHPWDKEGASGVPPKTLENTTGMSLESLPFDTQKTPDEMPHTLSCISLSDKPTEQLRNEMGPPTPVSSPDGLAPSYESLQLSTILYANSESLSSVTPRNTQESSRDSRTDPPEELVEAGSLLDPLTFGANINQTSSPLDRHQSGEGPLPFSPSNQSSPSQEEEEEGLSFSQPDSMTYSPRGYFYYLSTSEDSSVFCKGSPSLDGLSLADSSGRTSSLDGSRKDRASGEAEVASMSESGDAFLLEEDSLNEVNSKS
- the TDRKH gene encoding tudor and KH domain-containing protein isoform X2; the protein is MPSSTTTVVGAMAGERSSWASLTTLQKVALGLGIPASGAILYILYRRYRESQEERLTFVGEEEIEVEMKVPKEAVKILIGKHGAQIKKLRRDTHARIDVDVQESAEERLVRICGSPIEVCKAKAAIHQILAESLPVVEKIQVPQRAVGRIIGRGGETVRSICRSTGAKVECERETEAALSLTRLITLSGTLKEVQAAKHLITEKLSEEEEFQKKLSESVHARFLRKQPLGMRKEEEAAGDQRGLPSLGREPSEQPPRPSGPPGAGERIPEHPPGEPHSLKSEEGSPEDSVSAASCPSSAFEVPSPDFSFHANEYLEVYISAAENPNHFWIQIIGSRVLQLDKLTREMTQFYESDSSCLSQLLDVHVGDIVAAHYPDDFSWYRARVLGALENGNLDLYYVDFGDNGEAPLENLRPLRSDFLSLPFQAIECSLASIAPAGEQWDEAALDAFDRLTHCAEWKPVVAKISSYVPSGSTTWPHVRLYNVTDGQNVDVGEELVRLGHAVRCPQDGDGAMGDGLHPWDKEGASGVPPKTLENTTGMSLESLPFDTQKTPDEMPHTLSCISLSVTPRNTQESSRDSRTDPPEELVEAGSLLDPLTFGANINQTSSPLDRHQSGEGPLPFSPSNQSSPSQEEEEEGLSFSQPDSMTYSPRGYFYYLSTSEDSSVFCKGSPSLDGLSLADSSGRTSSLDGSRKDRASGEAEVASMSESGDAFLLEEDSLNEVNSKS
- the OAZ3 gene encoding LOW QUALITY PROTEIN: ornithine decarboxylase antizyme 3 (The sequence of the model RefSeq protein was modified relative to this genomic sequence to represent the inferred CDS: deleted 1 base in 1 codon) — its product is MTPSDKSSTHVQQESLSFRPRYCLQCSEFEGGCPDRRRNEGEDGAGLKEVYKAGKLTVFASDRQHPDHPVQLDFHFARGSQGSNHWHGLLRGRDLFLDTPCHILDLNSRDSLVATLEYTEEKTEADRVIVNFRKSRQDRRDLLRAFGFLGFNLLRPDDPTLPPWEDAIFMVYPMDRSLCLEEE